In Ostrea edulis chromosome 10, xbOstEdul1.1, whole genome shotgun sequence, one genomic interval encodes:
- the LOC125665852 gene encoding uncharacterized protein LOC125665852 isoform X2, which produces MNGQRFCVCPSGLSGPTCAKCANLTCYNGGSCISPLNTEPYCVCDISFEGRFCERNKNPCLSNPCEFGSCEILTSRDVVAPSDSDMAAYYKIVNNYRMMNNDNISSSTQKFQDESEERKEDWRCRCYPGYTGVKCDHNVNECNSNPCLQGQECIDGVNDYQCTCGSCVFGLCVLETDGVNCRCFPGFAGTNCTQNINECKDNPCVHGDCVDFINGYGCTCYENYEGRTCNISLNENAEQHNETGTCTKSRRTCEHGLCVGQEPGAVCECYMGFTGKRCNVPTTFLASENTTFLSQHHRCFGREDLVEVCHCVSSICVSNETELHNTTVCNTLPFLYSLKRFCSAENVSSLCVSVVDINTIPIVQFICDRKQKMIQIPPDSAHVTYLVPTREKTPTHYFHTYILRCTFQNTKNTVNIELREEEIPLVTALPLYLHPPCYINDNANLLASNWSLAKLSLLFNLTRIPDYFQSVCFEITILNDSKSEVLNTWINSNTQIRTYSLLIKETFLLFDNDTQLLESDNVGQVTYTCDRRCDDSFCRQKMCESKSVYESMEYESGTYYSNDNRNSFCRCSVDETENRCNTTHGDDGNQEIQTTSYTVMYILIAAAILMTLLIPGSACLCFKRSRQRGHVEFPQLLYIPKTFSENTTTEEIRNTEPIRTTKLMTSRDIFMTNKKTLFQVDGVETGKSEA; this is translated from the exons ATGAACGGTCAGCGCTTCTGTGTCTGTCCATCCGGCCTATCAGGACCGACTTGTGCCAAATGTGCCAATCTCACGTGTTACAATGGTGGCTCGTGTATCTCGCCTCTAAACACAGAACCATATTGTGTGTGTGATATCAGTTTCGAAGGAAGATTCTGTGAAAGAAACAAAAACCCATGCCTCTCAAATCCATGCGAGTTCGGCAGTTGTGAAATATTGACATCGAGGGATGTAGTGGCGCCTTCTGATTCTGACATGGCAGCATATTACAAGATAGTGAACAACTACAGGATGATGAACAATGACAATATATCCAGCTCAACGCAGAAATTTCAAGATGAATCAGAAGAGAGAAAGGAAGACTGGAGATGCAGGTGTTATCCGGGCTACACTGGAGTGAAATGTGACCACAACGTAAACGAGTGTAATTCGAATCCCTGCCTACAGGGACAAGAGTGTATTGACGGTGTGAACGACTACCAGTGTACCTGCGGTTCGTGTGTGTTCGGGTTATGTGTTCTGGAAACAGACGGTGTGAACTGTCGCTGTTTTCCTGGATTCGCAGGAACCAACTGTACGCAGAATATCAACGAATGCAAAGATAACCCATGCGTGCACGGAGATTGTGTGGATTTCATCAACGGATATGGTTGTACTTGTTATGAAAATTACGAAGGCAGAACGTGTAATATCTCACTGAATGAAAACGCTGAGCAACACAACGAAACGGGAACGTGTACCAAATCTAGACGCACGTGTGAACACGGTTTGTGTGTGGGACAAGAGCCAGGCGCGGTGTGCGAGTGTTACATGGGCTTTACAGGAAAGAGATGCAACGTTCCAACAACTTTCCTGGCTTCAGAAAACACCACATTTCTATCACAACACCACAGGTGCTTTGGACGGGAGGACCTCGTGGAGGTTTGCCATTGTGTGTCATCGATCTGTGTGAGTAACGAAACCGAACTCCATAATACGACGGTTTGCAACACCCTCCCGTTTCTTTATTCACTGAAGAGATTCTGTTCTGCAGAAAATGTGTCGTCCCTGTGTGTTTCTGTAGTGGACATTAACACTATACCAATAGTACAGTTTATCTGTGATCGCAAGCAAAAGATGATTCAAATACCACCAGATAGCGCCCACGTGACATATCTAGTTCCCACGCGCGAGAAAACTCCCACGCATTATTTCCACACCTATATACTCCGGTGTACATTTCAAAATACGAAGAATACGGTGAATATTGAGTTGCGTGAAGAAGAAATACCATTGGTAACCGCTCTTCCGCTTTATCTTCATCCGCCATGTTACATAAATGACAATGCCAATTTGTTGGCTTCCAATTGGTCACTTGCAAAACTGTCACTGCTTTTCAATTTGACAAGAATTCCGGATTACTTTCAGTCTGTCTGTTTTGAGATTACAATATTAAATGATTCAAAGTCGGAAGTCTTAAATACTTGGATTAATTCTAACACTCAAATTCGAACCTACTCGCTTTTGATAAAGGAGACGTTTCTCTTGTTTGACAATGACACTCAATTGCTGGAGTCGGACAATGTAGGGCAAGTCACGTATACATGTGACAGGAGATGTGACGACAGTTTTTGCAGGCAAAAGATGTGTGAATCGAAAAGTGTATACGAATCCATGGAATATGAATCAGGGACCTACTATTCTAATGACAACAGAAACAGCTTTTGTCGGTGTTCAGTCGATGAAACAGAGAATAGGTGCAACACAACACACG GTGATGATGGAAATCAGGAGATACAAACGACATCGTACACCGTTATGTACATACTTATAGCAGCGGCCATTCTAATGACGTTGttaattcctggatccgcctgtTTGTGCTTCAAAAGATCTAGACAAAG GGGTCATGTCGAGTTTCCACAATTACTGTACATTCCTAAAACTTTCTCCGAAAACACCACAactgaggaaattcgaaatacaGAACCAATTCGGACTACTAAATTGATGACTTCACGGGATATCTTCATGACGAACAAGAAAAC GCTGTTCCAGGTAGATGGAGTGGAGACAGGAAAAAGTGAGGCGTGA